The Sulfurimonas aquatica genomic sequence GTCATCCTTGTTTTTTGGTATATCTCGTACAAAACTGCGGTCTATTTTCAAGTTATCAATTGGAAGCTTTTTAAGATAAGTAAGCGATGAGTAACCTGTTCCAAAATCATCTATTGACATAGTTGTACCTAGTCCCTTTAAGGATCTCAAAATCTCAGCAACTCTATTTTTATTTTCAATATTTTGCCCCTCTAATATCTCTATATCTAAGTCTTTAGCATCAAATCCTGTATTTTTTAGACACTCTTCTACATCTTCTACATAACTATAATCACCTAACTGTTCACTTGATACATTTACAGAGAGCATTCCACATTTAAGACCCTTTGCTTTGAATCTTTTAAAAATTATCATACTCTCTTGCATCATGAATTTATTAATATCCACAATAATCCCTATCTCCTCTGCAAAAGGTATAAAATCATCTGGTGGAATAATCCCTTTTGTCGGATGAATCCATCTAATAAGAGCTTCAAATCCTACAACGCTCTTATCTTGGGCATCAACTTTCACTTGGAAGTATGGTTTAAATTGTTTGAGTTTCAGGGCATCACTTATAGATTTTTCAAGTTCTATTCTAGCAAAAGCTAATTCTGTCATTTGTGAGTTATAAAACTGGTAACCATTTTTTCCAGCTTCTTTAGCCTTATACATAGCAGTATCAGCATTTCGTATAAGAAGCTCAGAGGTTATTCCATCTTTTGGAAACACACTTATACCAATACTAAATGTTGTACTTAACTCTATGCCATCAATTACAAATTTTTCTTGCATTTTTCTTTGAATCTTATTTGCAACTTTAATCATATCTTCATTGTCTGTATTATGCAAAATAATAGTAAACTCATCTCCACCTAGTCTTGAGATTGTATCTTCATCTCTTACTGAGTCTATCAATCTAACAGCCACATGTTTTAAAAGAGCATCACCCATATTATGGCCGTAAGTATCATTTACCTCTTTAAAACGGTCTAAATCTAAAAAGAGTATGCTTACGCTCTCCTCATCTCTAGTTGCATGCTTTAAATGCTGCTTTAGCCTGTCTAAAAATAGTAATCTATTTGGTAGACCTGTTAAAGCATCATAGTTTGCTAAACGCTGTAGCTCTTTAGTTTTTACATTTACACTCTCTTCAAGTTTTTCATTTTGCTTTTGAATAAATTTCTTGTAATTTCTTGTATAAAAGTAGTAAACTAGAAGTACCAATATTACAAATACAATAGCTAAGACTGTAATTATTTTTTCTACTGAGAGTTCTATCTGTCTCATGTCTATATTTGAGAGTTTTTTTGACATTAATAAATGAGCCATAACTTCATTGTTCATATCTTTTAACTCATAAACAGTTAATATAATATTTTTCTCTTTATCAACTATAAGGCCCTCTATATTTATATAATCTTTCACTCTAGCACTTTTAAGCATACCTAGTAACTCTTTATTTGGTTCTTGATTGGCTATATAATAGTTCTCAACAAATCGCTTTTTTTCAACTTCTGTCAACTGGTCCTTATACTTATCATTTACTATGATCAATGTCTCGACATCTCTCTTTTTCATCTTTGTAGCTACAGAGTCAAACTTTGCTATAGTCTCAATCACACCCAAAAAGTTATTATTATCATATATTGGCACCATAGACTTAAAAGTTATATCAAACTTCCCAGCACTTATACCTGATATAACATGTGGATTTTTAATCATCTGTGCTACGTCAATGCGAGCGTCAAGAAGAGAGTCTCCAGTTTTATCTGTCCAACTTCTATAAAAACTATTTCCTTTTGCATCAAGAATCTGAAACCATATACTTTTTAAAGAGGTTTCTTGCTTTAATTTTAGAGACAAACTACTATAATCAAAATTATTTTCATGCTTCTTTAGTAGTACATGTTGTATATTTTCACTTGTTGCAAGGGCAAGACTCACTAAAGTAATAGCCTCTTGTTTTTCATGAATAAGTGTTTCCACATTAGTTTTCATCTCATGTGATATTTCTTTAAATTTTTGATTTGTTAAACTGCTATAGAGTTGATGAACATAAATATAAGAAGTAGCTAGATAAAGAAATGCCAGTATTACACTGCTATACACTAATTTAAAATTCATAGATTAAAGTCCTTTATTAAAAAACCATTGTAAGCTGAATACTAAATAAATTGCCAACAGACGATTTAAGAAGATCATCTGCAGCAGAATTATCTACTGCTTTAATGCTATTAATTGCATAATTAAAATCTATTCTATCATAATTTTTAAAACGATACGAAAATCCACTTGTGAATGATTCAAATTTTCTATACTCTGAGTCACTATTAATCATCCTATTATATACATCATATCTTGCAACTGCTTCAAAGGGCTCAAAAATAGCATAGGTAGATGCAATATGATATCCATCTGCCCTATTTTCAAATTCGGGATTCATTGCATAAACCCAAAACTCATTTACTGCACTACTGTCAATATCTTTTGCACCATTAAAAATCATTCCCCTACCAGCAACATATTCTGATTCAATATGTAATCCATGATTAAAATATGTTAGTCCTACTCCATAACGTAGCCTATCATAAAGTTCATCCTTGTTGTTTATGTTTAATTTGCGTTTTCCATCTTGTAACCAAGTATAAAATTTTAGACTCTCTTGTCTATAAGCTTTACCCTTACCTAAAATATTTTCATAGGCTATATAGCCATAGTGTGTAAAGTTATTAGCATTTATATTATAGTTTTGCATACCAGAACCATTTCCAATCATATAAGATAGAGACAAAGTCGAATGCTCAGTTATCTCTAAAGTTTTAAAAAGTTGAATTCCACTATCTCTATATGCTCCTACACCTTGTGTAGGGGCTGAGAGTCTGTTATCTACAAAACGCTCAAGCAGTAACTGGTCGCTTGACGTAGTGAAGTTGATAAAAGGCGACACAAAGCGGGCCATAAAGCCCTCTTCACTTCCAGCATATTTAAATTTTCCAACTCTTATAAAAATAGGAAGATGTTTAAAAGTAATTGATGCATCGGTGAGGTAAGTATCTCTATGATGCCCCAGAGGATTATTTACACCATTTTCGGCAAACTCTGTAAGTATAAAGTAGTTTATTTTGTTCTCTTCATCAAGTGAGCCCCGAAGTCCAACTCTAGCACGGGCTATTTGAACTTCAGTTTGCTGCTCGAGGTTTGGTTTTATGAAAGAAAATGGTGTTTTATTTATCCCATTTTTAATTACTTCTTTTCCCGTATTATGCTCACCCCGAATCTGCACAAAACCCCATGGAGTATGCCCAAGTCTCTTTTGTGTACCTTGTAGCATCAGCCAGTCTGCTGCATTTACATAGCATGTAAGTAAAATAGCAATAAAAAAAGTTCTATTCATCATATAAATATTATACAATGATAATTAAAAAATTAAACCTTTACTCAAGTACATATAGCTGATCATCGCTCAAAATTGCTCTTGTATCAAAAATACAATTTAGATGTACCATGGTTGCTGCTGCTCTTAAAGAGGCTAGTTTACTTACTCTATCTTTTAGTGATGCGGGTGTTGCACCATCATTACTCGCTTTGACTATTTCTGCTTCTAGTGCGTTTACCTCTTTACCCAAGGCTTGAGCATTTTTTAGAGTATTTTTTCTTACTACCATTAGCTTCTCTTTTTGAGCGACACTCAATGCTAAATCCTCATCATCCCACATTATTTTCACCATACCAGTTAAATGTGGCAACTGCCCCTGAATTAGAAATGGTTTTGGTTTAGCTGCTGATTGAGCTATTAGTGAGGTAGTTGCAAAGCTACTTAGAATTGCTAAGGCTGTAAGTATTGAAGTTAGTTTTGTTTTCATAAGTTTATCCTTTTATATTTATATTCAAATAGTAGTATTTCTGTATTAACACAACATTAAAACATCACTCAATATTTTCATATCTCTTGTTAATAGCGTCAATCACATTCTCAAGTCTCTTATCTACTACAAAGCACTCTCTCATACTACAGGCTAAATACTCATCATACTCATGTACCTTACTTAGCATATATGGATATTTTATCTCTTTTATTTGTTTGGCATTTAACTCTAAGTTTGGCTTTGAGCTTTTGAGTGTTACTATATTTAACTCTCTCATTAAGTATGCCTGTGCGAGGGCGGGAGCATTTGATTGTTTTTTTACCAAGTCCGATTTTAAAGACTTAAGCGTTTCATCTAAAATAGTTTCATATTTAAAAGAAGATTTTAGAGATGCCATTTTTGCTAAATTTTGAGTCATTTTTGCTAAAGCGGAAGTATAATATTTATCTTTTATATCGGCTTCTATTTTTAAGCCATCGTCAGAGAGGTACCAAACGCCACTCTTGTAAAACTTATATATAGCCTGAGCAAGAAGATACTCCGCAAAGTCTAGTTTTTCTTTTTTATAGTCAACTTCATAGCCAGCTATAAGCGCTGATATGAAAAAACTATAATCTTCTAGCAAAGCTTTTTGCGTAGGAGTTACTCCTAAAACGCTCTGATGATAGAGTTCGCTGCGTTTAAACATAAACTCTTTTAAGGCGTTGAGAGTTCTTTGTGCTTTTTTAGCGTACTTTTTATCTATAAAGCTAGCTGTGCATAAAGCTTCTATCATCATAGCGTTCCATGCAGTATTTATCTTTTTATCTATAAATGGATACTCTTTTTTAGCTCTTACTTTTAGTAATTCATTTTTAATTTTCATAAAGTCATCGGGACGTTTGTTTTCATAAAAATTTATATGTACTCTGTCTTCAAAGTTTTCATAATACTCAAACTTTAAGTTTTTTAAATCCTCAGTAGTAAATGTGAAGTAAACTCCCTCTTCATGATTTGTATCTGCGTCGCTTGCGCTATAGTAGAGATTATCTTTTAAAAATCTACTCTCTAACATCCCAATAGTTTCCTCTACGATTTCTTTATAAACCTCTTTTTTACTCTTTTTGTATGCTCTCACATAAAGAGGTATCAATTCTGCTTGATTATAAAGCATCTTCTCAAAGTGAGGAATCTCCCATGCAGCGTCTACGCTATAACGAAAGAAGCCACCTTCAATGTGATCATACAAACCTCTAAACGCCATCGCGTCTAGCATCTCATATAGATAAGTTTGGAGTTCACTATCTTGGGTAATCTCTGCAATATCCATCATTAAAGAGAGTTTTGCGGCCTCTGGGAACTTTCTACCCTGTCCAAAACCTGCATAGATATCATCATAACTCTCTTTAAGTGAATTTGACAGAGTTGTGATAGATAAGCTTCTCTTTGTTTGAGTCTTACTCTTCTTACCCACTTCTTGTAGTAAGTTAAAGTCACCTTTTTTGTATGAGGAACCTACTTTTTCAAGCAAGCTGTCTAAACCTTCAGAATAGGATTTTCTAGTTGCTGGGATGTAAGTATTTATATCTATTATCTCTTTATCTGCTGTCATAAAAATAGATAGAGGCCATCCTCCAGAGTGATTTTTGAGCCTAATGTGTTCGCGTTGATAAAATGAGTCAATATGCGGCATCTCTTCACGGTCAATCTTGATAGAGATAAAGTATTTGTTAAAAAGCTTAGCTATTTGCTTATCACTAAACGACTCCTCTTCCATTACATGACACCAGTGACAGGTTGAATAACCTATGGAAAGAAATATTGCTCTATTCTCTTTTTTTGCTTTTGCAAATGCTTTATTTCCCCAAGGATACCACTCTACAGGGTTATTGGCATGCTGTAATAGATAAGGAGAGGTTTCATGCCTTAGCTCATTAGAAGATGCTTTATCATTTAATAAAATAAAAATAAATAACATAATTAAAAGAAAATTTTTCATATACTATTATACATTATTATAAGACTTTGCATCAATATAGATAAAAATAATAAAAGATTGATAAGCATATGAAATATATGTTATAATACAAACTTAAAATTATAATAGGAAAAACAAATATGAAAAGATTACTTCTCTTAGTTTCATTTTCACTTTTACTCAATGCTTCAGAGAATCTCTCACTACATCAAGCACTAGAAATCTTAAAAACTCAAAACCTAGAAATCGAATCTGCTAAAATAGATGAAAGTATTGCTAAAGAGGATGAAAAAAGCGTCTCTGGCATAGAGTATGGTACGCTTAACTTTATTCAAGACTTTGCGCACTCTAACGATGCTGGAAATGTTTTTGGATTTACACTTAGCTCTCGTGAAGCTAGTTTTGGAAACTTTGGATTTTCAGAGTTTGATGGTACAAATCCAAATATTTTAAACGTTCAACCTAAGGACTTAAACTACCCAGATGATAGAAGCTATTTCCAAAGTAAATTAAAATATGAAGTCCCTCTTTTTACAGGCTTTGCGCTTAGCAACTACAAAGACATTATGAGTTCTATGCGTAGAATAAAAGGCTTAGAAAAAGAGCAAGTCATAAATGCAAAAAGCTATGAGCTTAGAAAAAGCTACTATGATATGGCGCTTTTAGATGATTCAATTTATAACTTAAACACTATCATTGAAAATATAAACACATTAGAAGATATGACAAAGAGTATGATTGAAGTTGGATATGCAAAACATATAGACCTCTTGGAAGTAAAAGCTAAAAAGGGTAACGTCAAAAGACTTCTTTTACAAATGAACGCAAATAAAAAACTTCTATATCACTATGTCAGTTTTCTACTCAATCAAAAAGTAACAGCTATAGTCACTCCAAGCTCAGAGATTGAAATGCCTATATTAAGTGATGAAGAGATACTAAAAAACAATCTTGATATGCAAAAAGCGTCAATAGCGCTGGAAATACGAAAAGATATGCTTGAGCTTTCAAACGCAGCTTACTACCCTACCCTTGGAGCATTTGGGGAGCTCTCTACTGCTGATGATAGCTTTTTAGGCGACGCGGATGATCATAAAGCATATACTGTTGGTGCAAGACTCACATGGAATATCTTTAATGGTGGCGTAGATAGCGCAAAGATAGAGAAGTCAAAACTAGAACATATAAAAATGAAATCGCAACTTGAACTTGCTCGTAAAGGTATCGCTTTAAAGCTTGCAAAAATAAGAACAGAGATTATAAGTGCTGATGAAGAGATAGACTCACTTAAAAAAGAGCTTGAGTTTGCAGAGGCAATATATAAAAATTATGAGGGAAGATATAAAGAGAAACTCTCCTCAATGAGTGACGTTATCATTAAACAATCGGCTCAAATAGAAAAAGTGCTACAACTTCAAATAGCAAAAAATAGACGTAACGCAAAGATATTTCAACTAGAAAAACTAGCAAATGGAGAAAAATAATATGATAAAAAAAATAATAACAATCACAGCCTTAACCGTTTCACTTGTAGCGGAAACGCTAACTCTCTCAGGAAGCGTAATCTCAGATAACCAAAAGATGATAACAAGCCGTTTTATGGGCTTTGTTACTTCTGTAAACGTAAGTGAAGGTGAAAAAGTCCAAAAAGACCAGATTTTATATAGCATAGACTCTCGTGAAATTGACTCTGCTAAAAGTCAGGCTGAACTAAGCCTTGAGATGTATCAAAATCAGTACTCTAACGTTCAGATAAATCTTCAACGCCACCGTCGACTTTTAGAAAAAGATATGGTTTCAAAGTATGAGGTTGAAAATCTAGAACTCGCCGCAAGAAACCTTGAAAATATGACTTCAATAGCAAAGGCAAGACTTAAAGAGGTACAAAATCAGTATAGGTATTTAAATATTAAAGCTCCAAACAGTGGTGTTGTCGTAGCTAAAAATATTAAAGTTGGAGAGATGGCGATGCCTGGGATGCCTGCAATTATTCTCTCAGACCTTAGCAACCTTAAAATATCAGCAGAAATTGCCGAGAGTAACTTAAAGCTTGTATCTCATGGAAAAAAAGTTATGGTAGAGATTCCATCCCTAAAGATTAAAACTATTGGCAAGGTTACGGCAATCATTCCAAACTCAAATCCAATGACGCATACCTTTAAGATCAAAGTATCATTTAAAACTCTTAGCAAATCGGTTTATCCTGGTATGTATGCGACTGTAGCAATCAACTAAAGGAATTCTCTATGAAACATCACAAACCTTATGTACCTAAAGACTATGCAGGAAAATTAGCAGCGGCTTTCATCCGTAGTCCTCTTACTATTGTACTTGGTATTTTTTTACTCTCTATAGGTTACCTTTCACTTATGATAATGCCAAGAGAAGAGAATCCCCAAATGGTAGTAAGTGGATCTACCGTTATAGTTGCCCTTCCTGGTGCGAGTGCTAAAGAGGTTGAAAAGATGATAGTCCAACCACTAGAGCGTAAACTCAAAGAGGTAAAAGGAGTAGAACATATCTATGGTATGGCTATGGACAATGTAGGCATAGTAAACGCCGCGTTTTTTATAGGTGAAGAGAAAGAGGGATCAAACTTAAAGATTTACGACAAGATTATGCAAAACGCAAATATGTTTCCCGCTGGCGCTATGGATCCTATTATTAAACCTCTTGATATTGACGTTGACATTCCTATTGTCTCCGTAGCGTTTTATTCCGATGCCAAAAGTATGGATAAAACAGAACTCTATGACAAAGTCAAGGAGTTACAGCACCATATAAATGGCCTTGAAAACGTTGCCGTCACAGAGTTAAAAGGAGGTTCTCGCCATCAGTTTAACGTTAGCGTAGACCTAAACAAACTCTCTGGATACAACCTCTCTATGGGACAGATTAGTAGTGCCATAGAGTCATTAGCTTATAATGTTCCCGCAACAAAAAATACTACTAAAGACAATGAAATAGTTCTTCTTGGTGTTAAAAACGCCATTGAGAGTGCAAAAGACATTGGAAACATTATCATAGCGCAATACATGGGCTCACCAATCTATCTTCATCAAGTGGCAGATGTCGAAAACTCCTATGATATACAGAACTTTAAATCGGCAACTATTGCTAAACGCAAAAGCGATGGAGAGTTTTCAAAGTTTCAAGACCAGGTAACGCTTACTGTTTCCAAACTACAAGGCACAAATGCCGTTATAATCGCTGATGAAGTGAAAAAAGAGTTAGAAAAGTATAAAGAGTATCTTAAAAAAGATGGCATTAATTATGTCATTACTAGAAATGATGGCGAACGTGCAGATGAAGCTGTAAACGAGCTTGTTTATCACCTTGTGCTCTCTATTGTTATTATTGCTATTTTACTTATCTTTGTTCTAGGTTGGAGAGAATCTCTTATAGTTACTTTTACTGTTCCTGCTATTTTAGCTATTACTCTTTTTGTAGCGTACTTAACAGGCCAGACTATAAACCGTATTACGCTGTTTGCATTTTTACTCTCGCTTGGTCTACTTGTTGACGCTGCTATTATCGTTATTGAAAATATACATAGACACTATCACTCCGTTGAGTCTGCTCATGAAACGCCAGATGAGTTGATGATAAAAGCAACCGATGAGATTGGTCCTCCTACAAATATAGCAACGCTTGCAATCATTATGACAATGGTTCCAATGGCGTTTGTCGGTCAAATGATGGGTCAGTTTATGAAACCCATTCCAGCAAACGTTCCAGTATCTCTAATTGCGTCTTTATTTGTTGCATATATTTTCACCCCTTACCTCGCAGTTAGAATGCTAAAACGTCCCGATCATTCAAAAGGAGAGCATTAATGTTTAATAAATTTGAAAAATTTATACTCAGCAGTATAAAGAGCGTAACTTCAAGACGAATTATCTTAACGCTCACTCTCATAGCGTTTATACTTTCAGTGCTTATGATTGCGCCGAGTAAATTAGTTCTAGCAAAGATGCTACCGGGAAAAGATAATGACACCTTTAATATCTATGTATCTCTTGCTAGTGGAAGCTCAATAGAACAAACAAATAGAGTCACACAGTGCGTAAGCTCTTATGTGGTCAAAGAGAAAAATGTTCTTGATACCGAAGTCTTCTTAGGTATGGGATCACCGCTAGATTTTGCAGGACTTATTAAAGGCTCTCATTTTAAAAACTCCGAAAATGTCGCTGAGATTGTACTTAATCTGACAAAAAAACATCACAGGGATGAGCCTTCATATATGATGGTGCAACGCATTAGGCCACTCATTCAGTCAAACTGCGAAAAACTTTATCCTAACACAAAGATATCTTTTGTAGAGCCACCGGCAGGACCTCCCACTATGGCAGCTATAGTTGCTGAAGTATATGGAAACAACCCTGATGGCATAAGAAAAATAACAAAAGACATAGAGAGTATATTTCATAAAACTGATGGATTAGTTGATATAGACATCATGCAAGATGAAGTTTATGAGACATTTGAGATAATTGTAAACAGTACAAAAATAGCAAAATCCGGCGTAGATATAAAACAGCTCAATAACATTATATACCTTGCATTTGAAGGTATGCAAATAGCCGTAAAAAATTCTGAAATATATAATGACCAGATTCCCATCTTCCTATCACTTTCAAGAGAGTCAAAAAGATTTACTTCAAAAGATTTAAATGCCATAGAGATGAAACTTAGCTCACTCAAACTTATGAATGCAATGGGAATGATGATTCCTCTTACGGAGTTGGTTACTATAACTCCTAAGAGATCTAATCCAATGATAATGACAAAAGATTTACATCAAATGAGTAACGTTGTCGCTGAAACAGATATGGTATCGCAAGTATATCCATTGATTGATGCAAGAGATCAGATGATAGAACTACTTTCAAATGAGTATGAAGTCACAAAAATTGGTCTTTTTAACCTTGAACTTAAAGATAAAAAAACAAGTGAACTATATAAAATAATCTGGGATGGAGAGATGGAAGTCACCCTTGATACCTTCGTTGAACTTGGTGCTGCGTTTATTGCGGCTCTTATACTCATATTTTTACTAATGGTGATTTATTATAAGAGTTATACTCTGAGCGCGATTATTCTATTAGGATCATTTCTATCAATTATAGGCGTAATTGTTGGTCACTATATTATGGATCTCTTCACAGCTGATACTTTCTTTTTAACAGCAACCTCTCTCATTGGATTTATCGCTTTAATAGGTATTAGTTCAAGAAACTCTCTACTACTCATTGATTTCACAAAATCTCTAATGCTAGATAAGGGAATGCATCAAGCTGAAGCCATAGCGTATGCTAGTGCAACTAGATCAAAACCAATATTTTTAACTGCGGTCGCTATCATTTTAGCATCGACTCTTCTAGCTCGTGACGCCGTATTTGGTGGACTTGGAGTATCTCTTATATTTGGTACGGTAGCAGCCGTTATAGCTTCGCTTGTTGTTGTTCCAGTACTATTAAATATGTCAAATTTAGAAGCGCATTTTGGATTTAGAGAGAAAAAAGCGGTATCAATAAACGATCCACTCTAAAAAAGAATTTTTGATTTCCCATCTAAAAGATGGGAAAGAAAGAGAAGTAATTAAAAAAATTATATACGTGCGTAGTTAACACCTAGGCAAGGTTTTAGGCTTGATAACTCAAGAAGCGTCTCTTCATTTACAATATCATCTACTAAAATAACCGCTAATGCTTGAGACTGATCATTTCTAGCTAAAGAGAAATCAGATATATTGATATTATGATTTGCTAAAACAGTACCCACACTTCCAATAACACCTGGAACGTCTGTATTTTTAAACATAACCATATCGCCACGAAGTGCTACTTCAATATCAAAACCATCAATAGCAACAATACGTTGAACGTTATCATCAAAAATAGTAGCAGAGATAGTTGTAGTACCTTCACTTGTTGTAAGCTTAATAGTAATAAGGTTTTTAAATACCTTTGAATCACCACAAGACTCAGATTCAATTTCGATACCCTTCTCTTTTGCAACAAAGTCAGCGTTTACATAGTTTATAGTGTCACCTGAGTTTTGACTCATTGCGCCAACTGCTACAAATGTAGAAAGAGAATCAACATACTCAGAAATTTCTCCATATCCAGAAACTTTGATAGATATGATTTGGCTCTTATTCATTTGAGATTCTAAGAATCCAATTTTTTGTCCCATTTCTAAGAATGGTTTAACAAATGCAGGTATTTTACTCTCATCAATTGGTAAATTCATAGCATTTGGATATGCAATTCCCTTAGCAGCCTCTATAGCGTTTTTAGCAGCTTGTGTACCAATATTATACTGAGACTCAAAAGTATTTGCACCTAAGTGAGGTGAAACAGTTACATTATCTAGGTCAAGAAGTGGATGATCAGTTGCAGGTTCTTTATTAAATACGTCTATACCAGCAAAACGAACCTTACCTGATTTGAGATTATTAAACAGTGCCTCTTCATTGTAAAGACCGCCACGAGCACAGTTAATAACTACAACTCCGTCTTTCATCTTAGCAAATTCAGCTTCATCAATCATTCCAATAGTCTCTTGATTTTTGGGTGTATGAATTGTAATAATGTCACATGCTAAAATATCTTCAAAATTTTTCGTATATGTCATATCTAAATCTGTAACTTTAGACGGGTGAATATATGGATCATATGCAACAATATCCATCTCAAACGCGGCAGCACGTTTTGCAACGCGAGAACCAATGTTACCAAAACCAATTACACCAAGTTTTTTCCCTTTCATCTCATGACCATACCACTTTTCACGCTTCCAAACTCTATCGATTTTTAAGTGATTATGTGAGTATGGAAACATTCTCATACATGAAAGCATATGTGCCATAGTAAGTTCAACCGCGGCAATAGTGTTTGCAGTTGGTACATTCATAACAATGATACCCTCTTTTGAACAGCCAGGGATATCAACATTATCAACACCAACGCCAGCACGAACAATTGCCTTCATATTTGTAGCATTTTTAATAAAAAATTCATCTACATCTGTAGAACTTCTAGTTATTGCTACA encodes the following:
- a CDS encoding efflux RND transporter permease subunit, producing MKHHKPYVPKDYAGKLAAAFIRSPLTIVLGIFLLSIGYLSLMIMPREENPQMVVSGSTVIVALPGASAKEVEKMIVQPLERKLKEVKGVEHIYGMAMDNVGIVNAAFFIGEEKEGSNLKIYDKIMQNANMFPAGAMDPIIKPLDIDVDIPIVSVAFYSDAKSMDKTELYDKVKELQHHINGLENVAVTELKGGSRHQFNVSVDLNKLSGYNLSMGQISSAIESLAYNVPATKNTTKDNEIVLLGVKNAIESAKDIGNIIIAQYMGSPIYLHQVADVENSYDIQNFKSATIAKRKSDGEFSKFQDQVTLTVSKLQGTNAVIIADEVKKELEKYKEYLKKDGINYVITRNDGERADEAVNELVYHLVLSIVIIAILLIFVLGWRESLIVTFTVPAILAITLFVAYLTGQTINRITLFAFLLSLGLLVDAAIIVIENIHRHYHSVESAHETPDELMIKATDEIGPPTNIATLAIIMTMVPMAFVGQMMGQFMKPIPANVPVSLIASLFVAYIFTPYLAVRMLKRPDHSKGEH
- a CDS encoding TolC family protein, with translation MKRLLLLVSFSLLLNASENLSLHQALEILKTQNLEIESAKIDESIAKEDEKSVSGIEYGTLNFIQDFAHSNDAGNVFGFTLSSREASFGNFGFSEFDGTNPNILNVQPKDLNYPDDRSYFQSKLKYEVPLFTGFALSNYKDIMSSMRRIKGLEKEQVINAKSYELRKSYYDMALLDDSIYNLNTIIENINTLEDMTKSMIEVGYAKHIDLLEVKAKKGNVKRLLLQMNANKKLLYHYVSFLLNQKVTAIVTPSSEIEMPILSDEEILKNNLDMQKASIALEIRKDMLELSNAAYYPTLGAFGELSTADDSFLGDADDHKAYTVGARLTWNIFNGGVDSAKIEKSKLEHIKMKSQLELARKGIALKLAKIRTEIISADEEIDSLKKELEFAEAIYKNYEGRYKEKLSSMSDVIIKQSAQIEKVLQLQIAKNRRNAKIFQLEKLANGEK
- a CDS encoding thioredoxin domain-containing protein, encoding MKNFLLIMLFIFILLNDKASSNELRHETSPYLLQHANNPVEWYPWGNKAFAKAKKENRAIFLSIGYSTCHWCHVMEEESFSDKQIAKLFNKYFISIKIDREEMPHIDSFYQREHIRLKNHSGGWPLSIFMTADKEIIDINTYIPATRKSYSEGLDSLLEKVGSSYKKGDFNLLQEVGKKSKTQTKRSLSITTLSNSLKESYDDIYAGFGQGRKFPEAAKLSLMMDIAEITQDSELQTYLYEMLDAMAFRGLYDHIEGGFFRYSVDAAWEIPHFEKMLYNQAELIPLYVRAYKKSKKEVYKEIVEETIGMLESRFLKDNLYYSASDADTNHEEGVYFTFTTEDLKNLKFEYYENFEDRVHINFYENKRPDDFMKIKNELLKVRAKKEYPFIDKKINTAWNAMMIEALCTASFIDKKYAKKAQRTLNALKEFMFKRSELYHQSVLGVTPTQKALLEDYSFFISALIAGYEVDYKKEKLDFAEYLLAQAIYKFYKSGVWYLSDDGLKIEADIKDKYYTSALAKMTQNLAKMASLKSSFKYETILDETLKSLKSDLVKKQSNAPALAQAYLMRELNIVTLKSSKPNLELNAKQIKEIKYPYMLSKVHEYDEYLACSMRECFVVDKRLENVIDAINKRYENIE
- a CDS encoding bifunctional diguanylate cyclase/phosphodiesterase, coding for MNFKLVYSSVILAFLYLATSYIYVHQLYSSLTNQKFKEISHEMKTNVETLIHEKQEAITLVSLALATSENIQHVLLKKHENNFDYSSLSLKLKQETSLKSIWFQILDAKGNSFYRSWTDKTGDSLLDARIDVAQMIKNPHVISGISAGKFDITFKSMVPIYDNNNFLGVIETIAKFDSVATKMKKRDVETLIIVNDKYKDQLTEVEKKRFVENYYIANQEPNKELLGMLKSARVKDYINIEGLIVDKEKNIILTVYELKDMNNEVMAHLLMSKKLSNIDMRQIELSVEKIITVLAIVFVILVLLVYYFYTRNYKKFIQKQNEKLEESVNVKTKELQRLANYDALTGLPNRLLFLDRLKQHLKHATRDEESVSILFLDLDRFKEVNDTYGHNMGDALLKHVAVRLIDSVRDEDTISRLGGDEFTIILHNTDNEDMIKVANKIQRKMQEKFVIDGIELSTTFSIGISVFPKDGITSELLIRNADTAMYKAKEAGKNGYQFYNSQMTELAFARIELEKSISDALKLKQFKPYFQVKVDAQDKSVVGFEALIRWIHPTKGIIPPDDFIPFAEEIGIIVDINKFMMQESMIIFKRFKAKGLKCGMLSVNVSSEQLGDYSYVEDVEECLKNTGFDAKDLDIEILEGQNIENKNRVAEILRSLKGLGTTMSIDDFGTGYSSLTYLKKLPIDNLKIDRSFVRDIPKNKDDMSLVQTIIALARSLHLKVIAEGVETKEQAEFLKKSGCNVLQGYYFSRPIPEHECEIYLKAKS
- a CDS encoding efflux RND transporter periplasmic adaptor subunit produces the protein MKKIITITALTVSLVAETLTLSGSVISDNQKMITSRFMGFVTSVNVSEGEKVQKDQILYSIDSREIDSAKSQAELSLEMYQNQYSNVQINLQRHRRLLEKDMVSKYEVENLELAARNLENMTSIAKARLKEVQNQYRYLNIKAPNSGVVVAKNIKVGEMAMPGMPAIILSDLSNLKISAEIAESNLKLVSHGKKVMVEIPSLKIKTIGKVTAIIPNSNPMTHTFKIKVSFKTLSKSVYPGMYATVAIN